One part of the Hydra vulgaris chromosome 01, alternate assembly HydraT2T_AEP genome encodes these proteins:
- the LOC136075200 gene encoding sex-determining region Y protein-like, giving the protein MELPRFVKQDTLCDSLIEDSIYEDSFIENLFKRRCVEKFPREKIAKRPMNSFLLWAKSVRRKFASENPNLTNTEISRLLGKVWKDMSEVEKLPFIQSAKCLRTKFMQDYPNYHYFFKKKKFSQLNNTSFSEMASKIRSNDLNAYEIFKCLNMSEVIERNDLKSFGYLQSALGDYQNKRNNNQNTLSPKVLTKNISNKFISNVQLNAKSNKNKSDSFDENPQTHKETTTLHYYSDEAQCSCENSSNINNEEDFNQNNQMKEREDVIELDSELREFFQSLEKGFGYYE; this is encoded by the coding sequence atggAGCTTCCAAGATTTGTAAAACAAGACACGTTATGTGATTCTTTAATAGAAGATTCTATCTATGAAGATTCTTTTAtagaaaacctttttaaaagAAGATGCGTAGAAAAGTTTCCGAGAGAGAAAATTGCGAAACGTCCAATGAACTCATTTTTGCTCTGGGCAAAATCTGTTAGGAGAAAATTTGCAAGTGAAAACCCTAATCTAACTAACACTGAAATAAGCAGACTGTTAGGAAAAGTTTGGAAAGACATGAGTGAAGTTGAGAAATTGCCATTTATTCAAAGTGCAAAGTGTCTTCGAACTAAGTTTATGCAAGATTATCCAAATTATCattacttctttaaaaaaaagaaattcagtCAACTAAATAATACAAGTTTTTCCGAAATGGCTTCCAAAATAAGAAGTAATGATTTAAATGCAtacgaaatttttaaatgtttaaacatgAGTGAAGTTATAGAACGCAACGATTTGAAAAGCTTTGGCTACCTACAGAGCGCATTGGGAGattatcaaaacaaaagaaacaaCAATCAAAATACACTTTCGCCTAAAGTTCTTACAAAAAAcattagtaataaatttatttccaatgtccaattaaatgctaaatcaaataaaaataaaagtgacaGTTTTGATGAAAATCCACAAACACACAAAGAAACAACTACGCTGCATTACTATTCAGATGAAGCACAATGTAGCTGTGAAAACTCTTCGAACATAAATAACGAAGAAGATttcaatcaaaataatcaaatgaAAGAAAGAGAAGATGTTATTGAACTTGACTCT